GTGGTATTTGTCCTTCTAATCTGTAACCACAATTGATCTAACAAAGACAGGTTTCCTATAAAATCTGGAAAGTTGCCAGTGAAGCTGTTTCGAGCTAGGTATAAATATATTAAGTTTCGCAGATTACCAAGTTCACTAGGAATCATGCCTGTGAGCAGATTAGATTCAATATTTAACCACTCTAAGTTCTCAAGATTCCCGATCAAAGAAGGCAAGGGCCCATATATGGAGTTTCTACTAAAAGCTAGATGTGTAATTTGAGATGAGAGATTGCCTATAGAACTAGGAAGAACTCCTCTTAAATTGTTTCCATGAACAAGCAGCATTTCAAGATTGCTACAATTGATCATGGAATCAATGAAGTGCATCTCATCTGGTTGCGAACTTCCTAAATTGTTATCAGATAGCTCAAGAAGCTTAAGATTTGACATCTGACTGAAATTTATGTTAATTTTCCCAGTGGACCCGTTTTCTGACAAGCTAAGCTTTACCAAGTTTGAACAGTTGGAAAATGAGAATGGAATGGTTCCTGTAAATTTATTTCCTATTATCTCGAAAATCTCAATTTTAGGTAGTTGCAACCCTATATCTTTTGGTAAATCTCCGCTGATTTGATTGTGTTTGAAACTTATAGTTGTTAACGATGTTAAATTGTATAAGGATGGAGGGATCATACCGTGGAGTTGGTTAATTCCAAATTCAATTTTTTGCAAGTTGTGCAATTGACCTAGAGCATGTGGAATGCTTCCATCTAGATGATTGTTCGCAGCTGATATGGAAATAAGAGAAGTGAGATTTACCAAGAAAGATGGAACCCCTCCTGTGAAATTATTATTATGAAAGGTTATGTTCATAAGGTTCACCAGAGAACTAAGCTGGTGTGGGAACTTTCCACCTAGTTTATTGTAAGACAGCCAAAGATCCTTAAGTCTGGTGCAGTTTGATAAACTGGCTAGAACTTGACCTTCAAAAGAATTGTTCATGAGATATAGCTTATGTAATCTAAATAAGTTACCTAACTGAGGCGGGATTACACCATTAAAGGTGTTATTCTCAATACTAATTACTCTGAGAAAACTCAAGTTTCCAATGTGCGGAGACAAGGAACCAACTATGCCTCTAGACTCAAGGTCTAATTTGGTGACTCGAAGATGCCGACGACCACATGTAACACCTTGCCATTGGCAGTAATGGATGGAGGCGTTCCATGTCTCGAGAACATTTTGTGGGTCAAGAGTGATGGTTGATTTGATGgccagaagggcaaggtgatcgGTATGGTTTTTGGCAAGTGTCACAGGGCATAATAGCAAGAATATTGAAAGGTATGTCATGAACAACAACATTGTATCTTGTTTTTGACACGGTTATTTTATGGGATTTGAGATTCCTGGTGTTCCTATAAATATCATTTCCATGAGTAGAAGGTGGAAAATAAGTCTTGCCATGATGTGCGGAGGAATCCCACTAGTTGGAATGAAGTTTTATTTGACTTGATCTCTCCCATTCTTAGTCTTGCCATGATGGGACTGAAGTGAGCAGTGGAAAATAAGTCTTGCCATGATGGGGACTGTATGTTCATTACATGGAACTTCATCCATGAATCTTTATGCCATATGTTTTTCTCAAGTCAAGTTATACTAGACCGCCATTGCATGCTAACCGGTGTCCATATATCCCAATAAAATTCCACTTCTTTTTTCGTGTGACCGCTAAACAGGacaaaaaaactttaaaaatgtcCCTACCAGTGTTATTTATCATAGTTGAGATATGTAATGCTTCACAAAGATGGAAAAAGACAacactttagtgacaaacatcaAGCCCAcaagatgattttttttttcttttgtgaaTACATTTGACTGTCAAAATTTGAAAACATTAGTTAGATATTTCAGTATACAGTTTTTTTATTGAATTTTGGTGGTGACTGTTTTGGCTGTATAAAAATTAGTTAGAATGCTACATATCATGTTTTTTTATCTACTGTTAGTAGCCTGTTCGGGTAGGCATATTATACATGTAAATGTAAATTAAAAACTTGTCACTACAATACTAAAACGGGTATACTACTAGTTTATATTGACTTTGTACAACGGCTAAAAGTTTGAGTGAAAAGTGCTCTAGACAAGAACACGGTGGATGCATAGGGCAACCCTGGCTTCATCGATCGACCGTGAGATCTCTCTCATACTTTTGACAAGTTCTCTCGCATCTATATAGCCTACCTTACTTCCAACACGTGAACACTAAAAATCGAGAATGAAGAAGTTACGAAAACATGTGAACACTCATCATATCTAGTTGATTTTCTTCGGTACCTTTGATTGACTCGTCATATCTAGTTAATTTGCGTTGTAATTTTGCGTTTGGTGTTCATAAGAGTTGTATATGACTGtacaattatttgttttttttcctGGTGATGCATAATAATAAGAAtttattttcttaatttaatttctAGATCATGAAATATTTTCAAGTTCGTAAAATACTATAATCACATTTCTTCCAAATATAGTAGGTTTTCTGACCAAATTGCCCTTATATAGCAAGTAAGTAATGTTACATAATAGCCAATAAGGTCGTCAACAATATGCAGCCATGCCAATACATAAAGGCCGGGTCGGGCTAGGTTAACAAAACGAGTAACCAGTTTGGCCCTTTTAACCCATTTTTTACACTCATCAACCTGATTAGCACATTTACAACTTGATTACAATTCAACCAACCTATCAACCCGTTTGACACGTgtatataaatgggttaaacaaGTCATGTTCGGGTTACATGATTTTAAAAGTAAAAGTTGATTTTCTCTTTCAGCTTGCGTCATTTAGTTAGGGTATCCCCCTACTTCTGTTGGCAGACCGTATTATTAAACAAGGGTTTATGAAACTGCGGCTTGGCAGCATTTGCTTTTATCTCCTTTTAAAGGTGATAAAAGCAAATATCGTATCTACTGTTAACAAGTGTTCCACTCATAACATTCTCATCTTCATTGACAGAGCAGTTAGACCGGTATTTTATGAGAAGTTCAGAAAATATAACTTTAGGTGAAGCGATTAGGCATGAGACAAAAGAATGAGTTTTCTATAGTGTCCTACGAGCCTTTACATTTTTTAGTTTTTGGGTATGTGAAAGCTAACATTTGGTTTAAGTTTTACCCAACTTAAAGGTAGCAGCTATTGGACTAAAGCAGTGATCATTTGGTGCAAAAAGAAATGTATGTGAATTTGGAAAAGATGGAACTGAATCTTAAAGTTGTTAGAAAAAAAAGTATTGTATGAAAGTCCTTGGCGATAGTTCCACATCAAGGTTTACCGGAATTGATCGTGTTAATTGAAAAATCAGGAAACACTATCCATGATTCCATGGAGGACTTTTAACTTTTACTTGACATGTGATTTGGATCAAATGTTAAAGTATTAAACCATCCATAAATCTAAAGACTACTTGTTAGTGACTTTTCATGTTCCGAATTCAGACACTGAAGAGCCTCGCAACCCATTTCACAATTCTATTTCTGAAGGGTtgtggtcccaaaaagccgcgcagaccTTTCAGGTCGCGCgctggaccatactccttattcagcAAACTGATCAATCTTAGACTTGCGCGGGTTACTTAAACAAAGCCAGACCTCGCGCGAGATCCAAACAAGAGACAACATCAGTTTCAGCACTTACCATTCtgaataagagccttcaacaccttcAACCCTGCGCGGGCTAGTTACGTGCTCAGAAAGGGCCGCGCAGGGTTAGGGCGCAAGGCCACTTCAGAAAgtacataaggtacaagtggcagaagaaaGAGACAATCAGCGTCCACCAGGCTGTGCTCTATCGTGCTtcacgatcgtctgacgtgcatGAGAcaataagtacacaaggacgtctacgtggcaccaatcaaagGGCGGCGACACctgccccatgatctccacttacctgctgatggcagagggacagCAAGGTCGACGACAGGGACACGTGGCTTCAATCatggtgcgccagcaccggaAATCTTCTAGAAggcactaacggtcgacaccagtgagacaagaAGGATATCCTCTGtttgtcgccttccggcccaaggcccatcagcccatctactctcactcttaacacatttatttcctcaaagcagatacttattctcacgctggagtctggttaagagggaaacccccatattcctctcttaacgagctaacggtgttctgttttacAGGAAGATCGGATCATTACAGAGCTCGGGAAAGTtaaagaagattaaccctcatgtttgaaacataaaccaaactaattaaccctaaaattagttccgtgtttcttcaatTTCTAACTTATAAAATAAAGTATCTTCTACTAAGGGTATTTTGGTCCATCAAAGTCAttagtttctctctcctctagTTCCCCCTGTTTTTAAAATGTTAATAACTTTTCCATACaacatttattttttataaaaattgcactaTAAAAAtgagtgttttttatctttaaaacgagcacACTATTGTTACACTTTTGAAAAAAAGTTTGAGTAAATTACAACCGGTGTCCTTTACGTTTGAATCAAATTACAACCAGTGTCCTTTAACTAAAGAAATTACATGCTCTGTCTTTTATGTTACAAGTTTTTAGCATGGTATGTCCTTTAGCCcctaacctagttagatttttATAAGTTAAGACTACTCATTATTTAAATATTTTACATTGATTATAATTCCAATTTCAAACCATGCgttatatttttgttttaattaactGAAAAAATGGAGGGGATAAAAgagatttatttatttcattttttaatataaatttgaGATGAAAAGACCATGTTGCCCTCATGTGAGAGGCACATGGTAAGACTTAACCAAAAAAACTTAACTAGGTTAGGTCTAAAGGACCTAACATGCTAAAAACCGGTAAAATAAAGGACAGAGCCTGTAATTTCTTTAGTTAAAGGACACCGGTTGTAATTTTATGCAAACGTAAAGGGCACCGGTTGTAATTTACTCAATAAGTTTTCAATAACCCAAATGCGTAAAACACAATAgacaaaaaatacaaaagaatgatttttttctaaaacgcaaagaactaaaaacaaaaaataaagtgttttttttctaaaacgaaatggactaaaaacacaaacaaattgttttacctaaaacacaatgtactaaaaacacttcaaaataagtttttctaaaacgcaatggatcaaaaaacacataaaacgtgtttttcctaaaacgcattagacaaaaaacacaaaagaaaatgtttttttttttctaaaacgtaatggactaaaaacacataaaaatttgttttacctaaaacgcaatgaactaaaaacacttcaaaatgtgtttttctaaaacgcattggaacaaaaaacacataaaaatgtgttttttcctaaaacgcaatagacaaaaaacacaaaaaaaaatgtttttatttttttctaaaacgcaatgaactaaaaacacataaaaatgtgttttacctaaaacgcaatagactaaaaacacatcaaaatgtgttttttctaaaacgcattggaccaaaaaacacataaaaatatgttttttccTAAAAGTCAATAGGcaaaaaattacaaaagaaagtgtttttattttttctaaaacgcaataaactaaaaacacataaaaatgtgttttgcctaaaacgcaatggaataaaaacacttcaaaatgtgtttttctaaaacgcattggaccaaaaaaacacataaaaatgtgttttttcctaaaacgcaatggactaaaaacgcatagaaatgtgttttacctaaaacacaattgactaaaaacacttcaaaatgtgtttttctaaaacgcattggaccaaaaaacacataaaaatgtgtttttcctaaaatgcaacggactaaaaacacataaaaatgtgttttacctaaaacgcaatggactaaaaacacttcaaaatgtgtttttctaaaactcATTGgactaaaaaaaacataaaaaatgtgtttttcctaaacgcaatagactaaaaacacataaaaatgtgttttacttaaaatgcaatggactaaaaacacttcaaaatgtgtttttctaaaacgcattggaccaaaaaacacataaaaatgtgtttttcctaaaacaCAATAGacaaaaatacaaaagaaagtcttttttttctaaaacgcaatggactaaaaacacaaaagaaagagtttattctaaaacgcaattgcctaaaaacACAAGAgaaatcgttttttttttctttctaaaacaacaatGGACAAAAAGCacacaaaaatgtgttttttcattcttttgtaAAACCCAATGGACAAAAAACTGTGTTTTTTGATtattttgtaaaacgcaatgaacaaaaaacacacaaaaaggtgttttttcattcttttgtaAAACGTAATGGAAAAAACGttgttttttcattcttttttaaATGCAATAgacaaaaaaaacacaaaaaatatgttatttCATTCTTTTGTAAAACATAACTAAATGAAAGTTTAAACTGAAAActgttttttaattttctttgaGACATTTTGTCAAAGACATGGTGTGCAACTTTTTACCACTGATTTCTTAGTAAAATTGAAACCAATAATGTTTCCCAAACGCAAGAATAGATAAGAGAAGGTTAGAATCATAGATATTACATGCTCTTTTTTCACAAGTTACCTAGAATAGATCAAGAGAAGAATAGATAATGTTGCCCAAACTTAGAATCATAGATATTACATGCTCTTTAATAGTCTAGTCGAAGTAGGGCAACGGGAATCATAGATATTACATGCTCTTTTTTCATAATTCTGCATTTTTTCATAGAGAAAAAAAATTGGTATAGTTGTGCATAAAAATCCCACTATCAAGAAAAATAACAACAAAACAATAAGAAAAACTAAACACACAAGGAGCAGAAATTTCATGTCATATAAATGATAGCCATTAAGTAAATAACGTAATCAAAATCAACATAAACACAGTGAAAAAAGTAACACTCTTGTATAAACAAAAATAAAGCAATCCACACTACAATAGTAACTACATACAGTCATACACCCGCTCAAGTGAAAGTTGCAAACCGCAATTTACAAGCCAAGTAGAAATGGTATTAGGTGGTCTGATAACAAGATATCAAGCTTTAGAATGTGAGTCGAGTCTTGTAAAAAAAaccatatttttttaaacaatgaCTTTCTTGTATTAGGCTACCGCACTCTCCAAATTGAAGAGCCTCGTGGCCCTACTTCGGCTAGACTATTAAAAAACCACACAACTATTAATAGCATATACTAAGTTTAGATGCCATCAACTAGCAAAAAGTGTAACTTATTTCCACTTTattattttgttatatttattttctAAATTTAATAATCATCAACTGCCATGAATAAGTTAATTTTCTCTCATgcaataaatataatttaattataaaaaatccgcaactatatatttatttattatttattcaattatcattattattatcattatcagTTATCATTATTACCATTATTATTAGCGGgcggggttcggctacaaagtacatttttcctacaaagtgtaaaaagtcataaaacacaataatttcaggcctAAAACACACTCAAAGCTACAAATAAaagagtgaagatcactaaaacacaatatctaaACCCTATGAATCTATAAAAACTTCAAATACActatcgtagaactatgaatataaaacacaatatgataatcaacataaaatacactaatgttagtcatttgTTAATCAGagtcttatcatccaaaacacaacacaaaacctaCAAATATGGCATTTTAGTAATCttt
This is a stretch of genomic DNA from Helianthus annuus cultivar XRQ/B chromosome 16, HanXRQr2.0-SUNRISE, whole genome shotgun sequence. It encodes these proteins:
- the LOC110914262 gene encoding probable LRR receptor-like serine/threonine-protein kinase At3g47570, with translation MLLFMTYLSIFLLLCPVTLAKNHTDHLALLAIKSTITLDPQNVLETWNASIHYCQWQGVTCGRRHLRVTKLDLESRGIVGSLSPHIGNLSFLRVISIENNTFNGVIPPQLGNLFRLHKLYLMNNSFEGQVLASLSNCTRLKDLWLSYNKLGGKFPHQLSSLVNLMNITFHNNNFTGGVPSFLVNLTSLISISAANNHLDGSIPHALGQLHNLQKIEFGINQLHGMIPPSLYNLTSLTTISFKHNQISGDLPKDIGLQLPKIEIFEIIGNKFTGTIPFSFSNCSNLVKLSLSENGSTGKININFSQMSNLKLLELSDNNLGSSQPDEMHFIDSMINCSNLEMLLVHGNNLRGVLPSSIGNLSSQITHLAFSRNSIYGPLPSLIGNLENLEWLNIESNLLTGMIPSELGNLRNLIYLYLARNSFTGNFPDFIGNLSLLDQLWLQIRRTNTTKSW